One Paramisgurnus dabryanus chromosome 8, PD_genome_1.1, whole genome shotgun sequence DNA window includes the following coding sequences:
- the LOC135770929 gene encoding olfactory receptor 1M1-like, whose translation MNANDTSLFNVNVSIVHPEYFFIAGLTGVAYSRYYYIFLFCTYIIAVIGNCTVLLIIAFDRSLHSPKYIGVFNLALADFGETNALIPNMMRTFVFESQYISYNACLANMFFVFFFSTTQCSTLVVLAYDRFVAICLPLRYHNIVTNTVMSLICSAIWAFNAFLMAMTMYFISRLSLCKSNVIQSFFCDHGPVYRLACNDNSINVFIAKLNTGLYLIAPLMLIVLSYLGIFLALSKITIWEGRLKALKTCVSHLLLVASLFLPIICIYLIALTTYLSPNARIISASLAYATPPMLNPIIYVLNTAEIKLLIRKVFKNRSVPS comes from the coding sequence ATGAATGCCAATGATACCAGTTTATTCAATGTGAATGTCTCAATTGTGCATCCTGAATACTTTTTCATCGCTGGACTTACTGGTGTAGCATACAGCCGctattattatattttcttattttgcaCTTACATTATTGCTGTAATAGGGAACTGTACAGTTCTTCTCATTATAGCCTTTGACAGGAGTCTGCACAGCCCAAAGTACATTGGTGTGTTTAATTTGGCTTTGGCTGACTTTGGTGAAACTAATGCTTTGATTCCTAACATGATGAGGACGTTTGTTTTTGAGTCACAGTACATCTCCTATAATGCTTGTTTGGcaaacatgttttttgttttcttctttagTACAACACAATGTTCCACACTTGTTGTTTTGGCATATGATCGGTTTGTTGCAATTTGCCTGCCACTCAGATAtcacaatattgtgacaaataCTGTCATGTCTTTAATATGTTCAGCAATATGGGCATTTAATGCATTTCTAATGGCCATGACAATGTATTTTATCAGCCGACTTTCATTGTGTAAATCTAACGTAatacaaagttttttttgtgatcaTGGACCAGTGTATAGGTTGGCATGTAATGACAATagcataaatgtttttatagcAAAACTTAACACAGGTTTATACCTTATTGCACCATTGATGCTTATCGTGCTATCATATCTAGGCATTTTTCTTGCCTTAAGTAAAATCACAATTTGGGAAGGACGTTTGAAAGCTTTGAAGACCTGTGTTTCTCACCTGCTGTTGGTGGCGTCACTATTTCTTccaattatttgcatttatctTATTGCATTAACAACTTATCTCTCCCCCAATGCAAGAATCATCAGCGCATCTCTGGCATATGCGACTCCGCCAATGTTAAATCccattatttatgttttaaacacagctgaaataaaacttttaattcgaaaagtgtttaaaaacaggTCAGTACCAAGTTAA